One Bombus pyrosoma isolate SC7728 linkage group LG11, ASM1482585v1, whole genome shotgun sequence DNA segment encodes these proteins:
- the LOC122573008 gene encoding teneurin-m isoform X5 translates to MRSTNTDTDETSWCLLDNSAPRGPPDVPPRNPTMSRVNGRLPGSHAASDHERDPDLQPSCLVRTSSGGFYSIPKIPKNEYNNKNQSTGNSPIKVELQNNMDRVPLPYGHAPSMIPMRRQSIRCHFVKGVDWCSWKLIAMILLIVSLCITAALAYVVVSSILNRSYQSTKTCAVLVGENSDTKPLSSDGNKTSSSATASSSQSSGRTRQQASSGGSINPSASMLEHAYTRKRRDTFNQHALHQTVASREREQLSSTVTNEPTSQFNEDRPGMVNVHETEHADDQKSSSSLPLSSTSPLGSLLRANVSDSSVITNNYTTAATSSSVHPAASDSFVSLNDQPPESQINNDFTQSESDNLDSIVVTTESIIENRATTDSITEFSEFGESSGDNGNAQTSETFVPRASSFGTFSVDIESNEFNVESITVKHSFNEGSTGSSVVEVAQKDLELNVENNRQLLENDRERNKESFEKNKYTNNTSLSADFKYDESSVNLTKVKLQKNDTEGDRKLLENNKYINYTTSPTHVETDEVIANLTGMKSIENDRKLLENHISTNNTTFFADVTEYDMNVTDSLTVSTSSTKNDFEANIVPALVVEHVDVASSLSTPKDEKDGKNLGTESTAPNGPQDRRNASSSDDFSDVVKETRELSREDSSSESETLPSHVNSPEKSEELQRDYPVYNYGQDEVEIVKLNHEIAEDRTTLKNKKLDRFLENELKTNNVPQKSNLVHQTGDLRVITREESNEEFLREFEKMFHEKSAEVDAINEDSYKKVHDNFNNMQSTSKSKSDSLPPRRIYHEKSSETDSIHDDSLKKTHDASNNIQAPIKPNSESSPPLTQQVKIIEVPVDRLHRSSSGSPSSSSSSSSSSSSHRVLVNITIASGDSASSKPLYVLSVSVPTNGDDVNDKQAAKVNVDEVKVHETPVESASSMAKNSVANSEDNRLPPPPQPPSSPPPPIWAGGECECSCPCMGSSSDEWDPFSAIDDTLNFEDQPHNLNLSMDEIDERQESAVFDGVTLKQMDSKDGKETSVSLEKESVKEGTSTSYENDYESTTEESTGTVDWTTTPSYEDESSSVGLSCSGTTPLPPEPTILILEGARTFPARSFPPDGTTFAQVGLGQKLSKEIPPYSYWNMQFYQSEAAYVRFDYNIPRGASIGVYARRNALPTHTQYDLLEVLSGFKARTTRASHVSVIPSIKKEVTHYMEPGHWFLSLYNDDGDPQEVSFIAMIAEDMTHNCPNGCSGKGECLLGHCQCNPGFGGDDCSESVCPVLCSQRGEYINGECQCNPGWKGKECSLRHDECEVPDCNGHGHCTNGKCNCVRGYKGKYCEEVDCPHPTCSGHGFCAEGTCICKKGWKGADCSQMDKEALQCLPDCSGHGNFDLETQTCLCEPMWSGDDCSKELCDLDCGPHGHCVDNACDCLPGWSGELCNLKQCDPRCNEHGQCKNGTCLCVTGWNGKHCTMEGCPNSCSGHGQCRVGNDGQWECRCYDGWDGKDCNVLLEQNCNDGRDNDKDGLIDCADPECCSNHICRSSQLCVSAPKPIDILLRKQPPAITASFFERMKFLIDEGSLQNYARQETFNESMFWNHFNTSRSAVVRGRVVTHLGTGLMGVRVSTSTPLEGFTLTRDDGWFDLLVNGGGAVTLQFGRSPFKPQSHIVFVPWNEVVIIDKIVMSTAEEKQTSHIPYACAAHDYDLMKPVVLATWKHGFQGACPDKSAILAESQVIQESLQIPGTGLNLVYHSSRAAGYLSTIQLQLTPEVIPPTLNLIHLRITIEGILFEKTFEADPVIKFTYAWNRLNVYRQRVYGVTTAMVKVGYEYNDCKDIIWDVQTTKLSGHDMSISEVGGWNLDIHHRYNFHEGILQKGDGSNIYLKQKPRVILTTMGDGHQRSLDCYDCDRQAEASNQRLLAPVALATASDGSIFVGDFNLVRKILVDGTVRTVVRLNATRVSYRYHIALSPLDGSLYISDPESHQIIRVRDTNDYSEPDHNWETVVGSGERCLPGDEAHCGDGALARDAKLAYPKGVAVSADNVLYFADGTNIRMVDRDGIITTVIGNHMHKSHWKPIPCEGTLNVEEVHLRWPTELAINPLDNSLHMIDDHMVLQLAPDGRVKVVAGRPLHCASPSSSFDTELATHATLVMPQSIAFGPSGNLYIAESDSQRINRVRVIGTDGKISPYAGAESKCNCLERGCDCFDADHYLASTSKFNTISAVAVSPDGVVHIGDQANYRIRSVMASIPDASGAREYEIYSPDTQEIYVFNRFGQHVATKNILTGEIVYQFTYNVNTSNGKLSTVTDAAGNKVFLLRDYSSQVNSIENTKGQKCRLRMSRMKMLHELSTPDNYNVTFDYHGPTGLLKTKLDSTGRSYVYNYDEFGRLTSAVTPTGEVISLTFDLSLKGAVVKVGQNNRKPISMLIKGSSVVTKVGEAEQRTTVLSDGSVGQVTPWAHTVSTDTLPYSVLAEIEPLLGESYPVPAKQRTEIAGDLANRFEWRYFLRKFQGNKYRSESKTVAQVGRKLRINGDILLSLEYDRETNSVAVFMDDDAELLNVTYDRTARPVKWGPRNGIFSGVELEYDRFSRLTSWTWGDISETYGFDRAGRLYEIKYSDGTSMVYAFKDMFSSLPLKVTTPRGSDYLLQYDEAGALQSLTTPRGHIHAFSLQTSLGFYKYQYYSPMNRHPYEILYNDDGQILAKVYPHQSGKVAYVYDHTGKLETTLAGLSSIHYTYQETTSLVHSIDINEPNFEMRIEYKYHAGIVKDEKIKFGSKSGLDNARYRYQYDGNARISGIEVDINGKQLPQLRLKYNQNLGILEGVGDLRIYRNLFNRSVMQDSSKQFFTVTDYDEHGRVKTVLMNIRSLDVFRMELEYDNRNRIKMRKLSIGKDAMEKKEWTKMEKITYNADGHVLEVADTENNWQYAYDENGNVIGVTEHNEKIALGYDSGDRVVQYGDVEFNSYDGRGFVVIRGEHKYRYNSRGQLIHASEHKKFQIWYFYDDRGRLVAWNDDRENITQFFYANPKTPDLITHIHFPKSSKTFRFLYDSRNFLMTVETSEQRFYVATDQNGSPLALFDTNGNLIKEMRRTPFGKIIKDTNPDFYLPIDFHGGLLDPNTKLVYLNKRLYDPTVGQWMTPAWEQMANELTTPTDIFIYRFRNNDPINFKQNVEYMTDLASWLKLYGYDISAMLGSEYMKQMVYQPSATITSPQLTPDFGVMSGLQCIVNRVHEKFSDLGFVPKPLLKLEPKTRNLLPRVAHRRAVFGEGILVSRVGGRSLVSVVDGVNSVVQDVVTSVFNNSYFLPLHFSVHDQDVFYFVKDNALKIRDDMEELRRLGGMFNVSTHETTEHGAGTWKELRLHNPDAAVVIKYGADPEQERHRILKHAHKRAVERAWEIEKQLVMAGFQGRGDWSKEEKDELISRGTVSGYEGVDIHSVHRYPQLADDPGNVAFTRDTKRKRRKSGNRRNRIHRHDS, encoded by the exons GGTGTTTGTTGGACAATTCGGCGCCGCGGGGCCCGCCCGATGTGCCACCCCGTAACCCTACAATGAGCCGCGTCAACGGAAGATTGCCAGGAAGCCACGCAGCCAGCGATCACGAGCGTGATCCCGACCTCCAGCCGTCCTGCCTCGTACGCACTTCATCAGGCGGCTTCTACAGTATACCAA AGATACCGAAGAATGAGTACAACAACAAGAATCAGTCCACGGGGAATAGTCCAATAAAAGTCGAGCTGCAGAACAACATGGACAG GGTACCTTTACCGTATGGCCACGCGCCCTCAATGATCCCAATGAGGAGACAAAGCATTCGCTGCCATTTTGTCAAAGGGGTTGACTGGTGCAGCTGGAAATTAATTGCCATGATACTGCTTATTGTCTCGCTGTGTATAACGGCGGCACTAGCCTACGTAGTAG TTTCCAGCATACTGAACCGGTCGTACCAAAGCACGAAAACGTGCGCAGTTCTGGTTGGCGAGAACTCGGATACAAAACCACTGTCCTCGGACGGAAACAAGACCTCTTCTTCAGCAACCGCGTCCTCGTCGCAGTCGAGCGGGCGAACACGGCAACAAGCATCCTCAGGAGGTAGTATTAACCCATCGGCTAGCATGTTAGAGCACGCGTACACCCGTAAACGTAGGGACACGTTTAACCAGCATGCGTTGCACCAAACTGTCGCATCCCGCGAACGTGAACAGCTCTCGTCGACCGTGACAAACGAACCGACGTCACAGTTCAACGAGGATCGTCCTGGTATGGTTAATGTGCATGAAACGGAGCATGCGGACGATCAAAAATCTTCTTCGTCGTTGCCTTTGTCATCAACGAGTCCATTGGGATCGTTGCTTCGTGCGAATGTCTCTGACTCTTCGGTTATTACTAATAATTACACCACTGCCGCTACATCCTCCTCTGTTCACCCTGCTGCTAGTGACTCTTTCGTTTCACTTAACGACCAACCTCCAGAGAGTCAAATCAACAACGATTTCACGCAGTCTGAGTCGGATAATTTAGATTCGATTGTTGTCACTACAGAATCGATCATTGAGAATCGGGCTACAACAGATTCGATCACCGAATTTAGCGAGTTTGGTGAGTCGAGTGGAGACAATGGTAACGCTCAGACTAGTGAAACTTTCGTCCCTAGGGCGTCCAGTTTTGGAACGTTCTCGGTAGACATAGAATCGAACGAGTTTAACGTCGAATCGATCACCGTGAAACATTCGTTCAACGAGGGTAGTACTGGTAGTAGTGTTGTAGAAGTTGCACAGAaagatttagaattaaatGTAGAGAATAATAGACAGTTACTAGAAAACGATAGAGAACGTAATAAAGAATCGtttgaaaagaataaatacaCAAATAATACGTCTTTGTCCGCGGATTTCAAATATGACGAATCCAGTGTGAATCTTACTAAAGTAAAGTTACAAAAGAACGATACAGAGGGCGATAGAaagttattagaaaataataagtaCATCAATTACACTACTTCGCCCACGCATGTCGAAACTGACGAGGTCATCGCGAATCTCACTGGCATGAAATCAATAGAGAACGATAGAAAGTTACTAGAAAACCATATATCTACAAATAACACGACTTTCTTTGCGGATGTCACTGAGTATGATATGAATGTCACCGATTCGTTAACCGTAAGTACAAGTTCAACAAAGAATGATTTCGAAGCAAATATTGTGCCAGCGCTGGTAGTAGAGCACGTAGATGTGGCTAGTTCGTTAAGCACCCCGAAGGACGAGAAAGACGGTAAGAATCTGGGAACTGAAAGTACTGCTCCGAACGGACCACAGGATCGCAGGAACGCGAGTTCTTCCGATGATTTTTCGGATGTTGTGAAGGAAACACGAGAACTCTCCCGAGAAGATTCTTCGTCCGAGTCTGAAACTTTGCCCAGTCATGTGAACAGTCCTGAGAAATCCGAAGAATTACAGAGAGACTATCCTGTTTATAATTACGGGCAAGACGAGGTGGAAATTGTCAAATTAAATCATGAAATAGCTGAAGATCGTACCACATTGAAGAACAAGAAGCTGGACCGTTTTTTGGAGAATGAATTGAAGACCAACAATGTTCCTCAGAAATCAAATTTGGTGCATCAGACTGGTGATCTGAGGGTTATCACTAGAGAAGAGAGTAACGAGGAGTTCTTGAGAGAGTTTGAGAAAATGTTTCACGAAAAATCTGCAGAGGTTGACGCTATAAACGAAGATTCATATAAAAAAGTGcacgataattttaataacatgcAATCTACAAGTAAATCTAAGTCCGATTCACTACCACCGCGGAGAATTTATCACGAAAAATCTTCAGAAACCGATTCTATACACGACGATTCGCTGAAAAAGACACACGATGCTTCTAACAATATTCAAGCTCCGATCAAACCTAACTCTGAATCGTCACCACCATTGACACAGCAAGTGAAGATCATCGAAGTACCAGTCGATCGTCTTCATCGATCTTCATCAGGTTCACCAAGTTCATCGAGCTCTTCATCTTCATCCTCATCATCGCATCGGGTGCTTGTGAACATCACGATAGCTTCTGGAGACTCGGCTTCCTCGAAACCGCTTTACGTGCTGTCTGTCTCTGTCCCAACCAATGGTGACGATGTCAATGACAAACAAGCCGCTAAAGTAAACGTGGACGAGGTTAAGGTTCACGAGACACCTGTGGAAAGTGCTTCGAGCATGGCAAAGAACTCTGTCGCGAATTCTGAGGACAATCGATTGCCTCCGCCGCCTCAGCCACCATCTTCTCCACCGCCACCAATTTGGGCTGGTGGCGAGTGCGAGTGCTCATGTCCATGCATGGGCTCATCCTCTGATGAGTGGGATCCATTTTCAGCCATAGATGATACCCTGAACTTCGAGGATCAACCACATAATTTGAATCTTTCGATGGATGAAATAGATGAGCGTCAAGAGTCTGCAGTGTTTGATGGGGTCACACTGAAACAGATGGACTCTAAGGACGGAAAGGAAACTTCTGTAAGTTTGGAGAAGGAGTCCGTAAAAGAAGGAACGAGTACGAGCTATGAGAATGATTATGAATCGACGACTGAGGAGAGTACTGGGACTGTTGACTGGACTACTACTCCGAGTTATGAGGATGAGTCGAGCAGTGTAGGCTTGTCGTGTTCTGGGACAACGCCATTACCCCCAGAACCCACTATACTGATCCTGGAAG GTGCAAGAACTTTCCCCGCCAGGTCCTTTCCACCTGACGGCACGACTTTCGCCCAAGTGGGTCTCGGACAGAAGCTCAGCAAAGAGATTCCACCATACAGCTACTGGAACATGCAATTCTACCAGTCGGAAGCCGCGTACGTGCGATTCGACTATAATATTCCTCGTGGAGCCAGTATCGGCGTTTACGCAAGAAGAAACGCTCTTCCTACGCACACGCAGTACGATCTTCTGGAAGTACTGAGTGGTTTCAAGGCCAGAACCACACGGGCGTCCCATGTTAGTGTTATT CCATCGATCAAGAAGGAAGTGACGCACTATATGGAGCCTGGTCATTGGTTCCTTTCGTTGTACAATGACGACGGTGATCCTCAGGAAGTGTCGTTTATAGCTATGATCGCGGAAGACATGACGCACAATTGTCCGAATGGCTGTAGTGGAAAGGGCGAATGTCTGCTGGGTCACTGCCAATGTAATCCTGGTTTCGGTGGCGACGATTGCAGCGAGAGCGTTTGTCCTGTTCTTTGTAGTCAACGCG GCGAGTACATAAACGGAGAGTGCCAATGCAACCCTGGCTGGAAGGGCAAGGAATGTTCCCTGCGACACGACGAATGCGAAGTGCCTGATTGTAACGGACACGGCCATTGCACCAATGGAAAGTGCAATTGCGTACGTGGCTACAAAGGAAAGTATTGCGAGGAAGTGGACTGCCCTCATCCGACTTGCTCTGGCCATGGTTTCTGCGCGGAGGGCACCTGCATTTGTAAGAAGGGGTGGAAAGGAGCAGATTGTAGCCAGATGGACAAAGAAGCGTTACAGTGTCTGCCCGATTGCAGCGGGCATGGAAATTTCGATCTTGAGACGCAGACTTGTCTATGTGAGCCTATGTGGTCTGGAGACGACTGCTCGAAag aattatGCGATTTGGATTGCGGTCCCCACGGGCATTGCGTTGACAATGCTTGCGACTGTTTGCCCGGATGGTCCGGCGAATTGTGTAATCTAAAGCAATGCGATCCTCGATGCAACGAACACGGCCAATGTAAAAACGGGACCTGTTTGTGCGTGACTGGTTGGAATGGAAAACACTGCACCATGGAAGGTTGCCCGAATTCCTGCTCTGGACACGGACAATGTAGAGTCGGCAACGATGGTCAATGGGAATGCAGGTGCTACGATGGCTGGGATGGCAAGGACTGCAACGTACTTCTTGAACAGAACTGCAATGACGGAAGAGACAACGACAAAG ACGGTCTCATCGATTGTGCGGATCCGGAATGTTGCTCGAATCATATATGTCGTAGCAGCCAACTTTGCGTGTCAGCACCGAAGCCGATCGATATACTTCTGCGAAAGCAGCCACCGGCCATCACCGCTTCCTTCTTCGAGaggatgaaatttttaatcgacgaaGGCAGTCTTCAAAATTACGCGCGTCAAGAAACCTTCAACGAGAG TATGTTCTGGAATCACTTCAACACAAG TCGATCGGCTGTTGTCCGTGGCCGCGTTGTCACGCATCTTGGCACCGGTCTGATGGGAGTGCGAGTCAGTACCAGCACACCCCTGGAAGGCTTCACCTTGACGAGAGACGACGGCTGGTTCGATCTCCTGGTGAACGGCGGTGGCGCGGTCACTTTACAATTTGGAAGATCGCCATTCAAACCGCAGAGCCACATTGTTTTTGTACCATGGAACGAG GTGGTAATAATCGATAAGATAGTCATGAGCACCGCAGAAGAGAAGCAAACAAGCCACATTCCATACGCTTGTGCAGCGCACGATTACGACCTGATGAAACCAGTGGTCCTGGCAACGTGGAAGCACGGATTCCAGGGAGCGTGCCCTGACAAAAGTGCTATTCTGGCCGAGTCCCAAGTTATACAAGAAAGCCTGCAAATACCTGGCACGGGCCTCAATCTCGTTTACCATAGCTCCAGAGCAGCCGGCTATCTCTCCACCATACAGCTGCAGTTGACTCCAGAAGTCATACCTCCAACCCTTAATCTAATTCATCTGAGAATCACAATCGAAGGAATTCTGTTCGAGAAAACCTTCGAAGCAGACCCAGTGATAAAATTCACTTATGCTTGGAATCGACTGAACGTGTATAGACAACGCGTTTATGGTGTCACCACTGCTATGGTGAAAGTTGGATACGAGTATAATGATTGCAAAGATATTATTTGGGATGTTCAAACGACGAAACTGAGTGGCCATGACATGTCTATTTCTGAAGTTGGAGGCTGGAATTTGGATATCCATCATAGATACAATTTCCACGAGGGGATTCTTCAGAAAGGAGATGgctcgaatatttatttgaagcaGAAGCCTAGAGTGATTTTGACCACTATGGGCGATGGACACCAGAGGTCTCTGGATTGCTATGATTGCGATAGACAAGCAGAAGCTTCTAACCAGAGGCTTCTTGCACCCGTTGCTCTTGCAACTGCTTCTGATGGATCTATCTTTGTTGGGGACTTCAATCTTGTCAGAAAGATTCTTGTCGATGGCACTGTTAGAACTGTTGTTCGGCTCAA TGCAACAAGGGTATCCTACCGTTACCACATAGCCCTCAGCCCTCTAGACGGCTCCCTCTACATTTCTGACCCAGAATCACACCAAATTATTCGTGTGCGCGACACCAACGATTACTCTGAGCCCGATCACAACTGGGAAACAGTCGTCGGCTCTGGAGAACGTTGTCTTCCTGGCGACGAAGCTCATTGTGGCGACGGTGCTCTGGCCAGAGACGCCAAACTTGCCTATCCCAAAGGAGTAGCAGTCTCTGCAGACAACGTGCTCTATTTCGCCGATGGAACTAACATCAGAATGGTCGACAGAGATGGTATAATCACCACAGTAATTGGAAATCACATGCACAAGTCACACTGGAAGCCAATTCCTTGTGAAGGTACTTTAAACGTGGAAGAAGTTCATCTTCGTTGGCCTACAGAATTAGCAATCAATCCCCTGGACAACTCGTTACACATGATAGATGATCATATGGTGCTTCAATTGGCTCCTGATGGTCGTGTCAAGGTCGTTGCTGGACGTCCTCTTCACTGTGCTTCTCCATCTTCATCGTTTGACACTGAACTAGCTACACATGCAACCTTGGTGATGCCTCAGAGCATTGCATTTGGCCCTTCAGGAAATCTATATATAGCAGAAAGTGATTCTCAAAGGATTAATCGTGTGAGAGTGATTGGTACAGATGGTAAAATTTCACCATATGCTGGAGCGGAATCCAAGTGTAATTGTTTGGAACGTGGTTGtgattgtttcgacgctgacCATTATCTTGCTTCCACTTCGAAGTTTAATACGATATCTGCAGTTGCCGTTTCTCCTGATGGAGTGGTTCATATTGGTGATCAAGCGAATTACAGGATTCGATCCGTGATGGCCAGCATTCCTGATGCTAGTGGCGCTAGAGAGTATGAGATTTATTCTCCAGACACTCAAGAAATCTATGTATTCAATAGATTTGGTCAACATGTTGCTACCAAGAACATACTCACTGGAGAGATTGTTTATCAGTTTACTTATAATGTAAATACTAGCAATGGAAAGCTTAGCACTGTCACAGATGCAGCTGGGAATAAAGTATTCTTGTTAAGAGACTACAGTAGCCAGGTGAACTCCATTGAGAACACTAAGGGACAGAAGTGCAGGCTGAGGATGTCTAGAATGAAGATGTTGCACGAATTGAGCACTCCAGACAATTATAATGTAACTTTCGATTACCATGGACCCACTGGTTTATTGAAAACCAAATTAGACAGCACAGGAAGGAGTTATGTGTACAATTATGATGAATTTGGCAGACTCACTTCTGCAGTCACTCCAACAGGCGAAGTAATCAGTCTGACTTTCGATCTAAGTTTGAAAGGAGCAGTTGTGAAGGTTGGACAGAATAATAGGAAACCAATCTCAATGCTCATCAAAGGATCGTCTGTGGTTACGAAGGTTGGAGAGGCTGAGCAGAGAACAACAGTTCTTTCTGATGGTTCAGTGGGTCAGGTCACACCATGGGCTCACACTGTCAGTACAGATACCTTACCATACTCAGTATTAGCGGAAATAGAACCATTGTTAGGTGAAAGCTACCCAGTTCCTGCTAAGCAGAGAACAGAGATCGCTGGGGATTTAGCAAACAGATTCGAATGGCGATACTTTCTTAGAAAGTTTCAAGGGAATAAATATAGAAGCGAATCGAAGACTGTGGCACAAGTTGGTAGAAAGCTCCGCATCAACGGGGACATTTTATTGTCTCTTGAATATGATAGAGAAACTAACAGCGTGGCAGTGTTCATGGATGATGATGCGGAGCTTCTAAATGTCACCTATGACAGAACGGCGAGACCAGTTAAATGGGGACCcagaaatggaattttctcCGGTGTAGAACTTGAATATGATCGGTTTAGTAGATTGACAAGCTGGACCTGGGGAGATATCAGTGAAACCTATGGCTTTGATAGGGCTGGAAGATTgtacgaaattaaatatagtGATGGAACATCCATGGTGTATGCATTTAAAGACATGTTCAGTAGTCTTCCACTGAAAGTAACTACACCAAGAGGAAGTGATTATTTGTTGCAATATGATGAAGCTGGAGCACTGCAGTCGTTAACTACTCCTAGAGGACATATTCATGCGTTCTCACTACAGACTTCTCTTGGGTTCTATAAATATCAGTACTATTCGCCGATGAACAGACATCCGTACGAGATTTTGTATAATGATGATGGACAGATCCTGGCCAAAGTGTACCCGCATCAGAGTGGCAAGGTTGCTTACGTTTATGATCATACTGGGAAGCTGGAAACTACTCTTGCTG GACTGTCTTCGATCCACTACACGTATCAAGAAACCACGAGCCTGGTCCATAGCATCGACATTAACGAACCCAATTTCGAGATGCGTATAGAGTACAAATATCACGCAGGAATCGTTAAAGATGAAAAGATCAAATTCGGTAGCAAGAGTGGCTTGGACAACGCACGCTATCGTTACCAATACGATGGCAATGCCAGGATATCCGGTATCGAAGTTGACATCAACGGCAAACAACTTCCACAATTACGTCTGAAATACAACCAAAACCTGGGAATATTGGAAGGCGTAGGAGATCTCagaatatatagaaatctCTTTAACAGATCTGTAATGCAAGATAGTAGCAAACAATTCTTCACCGTCACTGATTATGACGAGCATGGTCGAGTTAAAACAGTTTTGATGAACATTAGATCATTGGATGTGTTTAGAATGGAACTCGAATATGATAACCGAAATCGTATAAAGATGAGGAAATTGTCTATTGGAAAAGATGCCATGGAGAAGAAAGAATGGACAAAGATGGAGAagataacttataacgctgaCGGACATGTTTTAGAAGTTGCTGATACTGAGAATAATTGGCAATATGCTTATGATGAAAATGGTAATGTGATTGGAGTTACAGAACATAATGAGAAGATCGCATTAGGTTATGATAGTGGAGATCGGGTTGTTCAATACGGTGACGTTGAGTTTAACTCTTACGATGGACGAGGATTCGTTGTTATTCGAGGAGAGCACAAGTATAG ATATAATTCACGCGGTCAACTGATCCACGCTTCCGAGCATAAGAAGTTCCAGATCTGGTACTTCTACGACGACCGTGGCCGATTGGTCGCCTGGAATGACGACCGCGAGAACATCACGCAGTTCTTCTATGCGAATCCAAAGACGCCGGATTTGATCACGCACATCCACTTCCCGAAGTCCTCGAAAACCTTCCGATTCCTCTACGACTCCCGCAATTTCCTCATGACAGTGGAGACATCAGAGCAAAGATTCTACGTTGCAACAGATCAAAATGGCTCTCCTCTAGCACTCTTTGATACCAATGGAAACCTGATAAAGGAGATGAGACGTACACCATTTGGAAAAATCATCAAGGACACCAATCCAGACTTCTACTTGCCCATAGACTTCCACGGTGGTCTCCTGGATCCAAACACTAAATTAGTTTACCTAAACAAGCGCTTGTACGACCCGACTGTTGGCCAGTGGATGACACCAGCGTGGGAACAAATGGCCAACGAACTCACCACTCCAACCGACATTTTCATCTATCGTTTCCGTAATAATGatccaattaatttcaaacaGAATGTGGAATACATGACTGATCTGGCTAGTTGGCTGAAGCTATATGGCTACGATATTTCTGCAATGCTTGGTTCCGAGTACATGAAACAAATGGTGTACCAACCTAGCGCAACCATCACATCACCTCAATTAACTCCAGACTTTGGTGTCATGTCTGGTTTACAGTGCATTGTGAATCGCGTACATGAAAAGTTCTCAGATCTAGGTTTCGTCCCTAAGCCATTACTCAAGCTGGAACCAAAGACAAGGAACCTTCTTCCCAGAGTGGCTCATCGTCGCGCCGTCTTTGGAGAAGGTATCCTAGTTTCCCGTGTCGGTGGAAGATCACTTGTCAGTGTAGTAGACGGTGTGAACAGCGTAGTCCAGGATGTAGTGACATCCGTGTTCAACAACTCATACTTCTTACCTCTACACTTCAGTGTCCACGATCAAGACGTGTTCTACTTTGTGAAAGACAATGCACTGAAAATTCGTGATGACATGGAGGAACTTCGTCGTCTAGGTGGCATGTTCAACGTCTCAACTCATGAAACTACCGAACACGGTGCAGGTACCTGGAAAGAACTGAGATTACACAATCCAGACGCTGCTGTGGTGATCAAGTACGGAGCTGATCCCGAACAAGAGAGACACAGAATATTAAAACACGCTCATAAACGAGCAGTAGAAAGAGCTTGGGAGATAGAAAAGCAATTGGTTATGGCTGGTTTCCAAGGAAGAGGCGACTGGtctaaagaagaaaaagatgaacTAATTAGTCGAGGCACGGTTAGTGGCTACGAAGGTGTGGACATTCATAGTGTGCATAGATATCCACAATTAGCTGACGATCCTGGTAATGTAGCGTTCACGAGAGATACcaaaaggaaacgaagaaagagtgGAAACAGGCGTAACAGAATCCACAGGCATGACTCGTGA